A window of Misgurnus anguillicaudatus chromosome 3, ASM2758022v2, whole genome shotgun sequence genomic DNA:
CTGTCTTTTTGGGATGTGAAGCCACTTGTAAAGCCTACACTTGACGCATCCGCACAAAAAATGCTGTGCACATCGGCACACGAAAAGGTATCTTGCGCACTCCATGATGACATATTTGCCACGCgccaaataataataaaaaaataaataaaaaaaataaataaataaaattaaataaaaaatgaaacaaacgcACTCCGTCCGAGGTGCAAGTCAAAAAGAATATATCCAAAtatatagcaaaaaaattgactGCACGCTCACttgcaaaataattttattttaaccaaCGTTTCGGCAAATAGCCTTCGTCAAGGTACATACCTTGACGAAGGCTATTTGCCGAAACGttggttaaaataaaattattttgcaaGTGAGCGTGCagtcaatttttttgctatataTTTGCCACGCGCACCAACGGCTGGTTTCAGAGTCACAGCGGACTGCGGCGAATTACGTACAGGCCTTGTCGTGTAAGAGGGGAAGTAGTAAAACAATATGCTGTGCAAAAATCTATATGTGGCAGTCAGTTTTGATTGTGTGGCGGGTCgccacaaataaataaatgtatgggaaacactgtaagATTATTGTTGTGGAGTAAAAGTACCTGTGAGCATAACCTTTATCATGAATTGCTTGAAGTCCTTCACAGATACCATGCAGAATGTGTAAGATACGGCTTTCAGGCATGGAGCTTCCCTTATCCCGCAGTTTCTCAAGAACTGACCAGAGACTTCCCTTACTGCACATGAGAAATAAAAGAAAACTCCTACTAAATCACTTTTTTACTAAGACACTGTCCAGCATAACCATCTTTGAGTTTGTCAATAAAAATTATGCTAATATCATTTTGCAAGTATAATATCCCTGTATCACTTTTATAACATTGCCAAAGAGTACCACTGACAGTACCACCATGGATTCTTAAGACGTGTGCCATAATGACACCAAAAAAATACCATAGACATCATTTTAGTACCATGTTATACATCAAAGTACCAGGGTATATCAATTTGATACTTACACTGATGTATGGTAGCAACAGCCAGGCTTCACATTTTCCTCCTCTCTCCACAAAGGTGTGTGCGGTCAAACTGAGGATGTTGGAGTGACTGAAGAGTTGGTGCATCTCCACTTCGGTCTGAGCCTCTTTACGACCCTCGCGATCATGGCAAAGGATCCGTTTCAGTGCATAGAAGCGTCCATCGTGTGCACCTTCTACAAGGTCCACGTAGCTAAAACCCCTAAATGAAGAAGAGAAGTAGGTAATAATTGAAGAACGCTTGGGTGTTTCTAGGTTGGTCATATCAACTTTATCAATACATTGAGCTTTAGACATTAGTTAATATAGCACTTTTAAAAGTGTATCAAAAATGTACCATCATACATGTCCAAAATACCATGGTAATACTATAGTGCATGTCCAAAATACCATGATAGTACAACGGACCAGTGCACGTCCAAATATTATGGTAGTATCATGGTGGATGCCCAAACTTCCATGGCAGTACCATGGTGCACATTCAATATATCATGGTAGTACTAAGGAGCACATCAAAAATACCACAGTAATAATATAGTGCATATCCAAAATACCATGATAGTACAACGGACTGGTGCACGCCCAAAATATCATTGTAGCACCATGgtgcatgtaaaaaaaaacatggtaatacTATAGTGCATGTCTAAAATATTATGATAGTACAAGGGACCAATGCACGTCCAATGCAAGCCTAAACTACCATTGCAGTACCATGGAGCTCGTCCAAAATATAATGGTTGTACTATAGAGCACTTTCAAAATACCATGATAATACTATAGTGCATGTCCAAAATACCATGGTAATATTATAGTGCATGTCCAAAATACCATGGTAATATTATAGTGCATGTCCAAAATACCATGGTAATATTACAGTGCATGTCCAAAATACCATGGCAGTACCATGGTAATATTACAGTGCATGTCCAAAATACCATGGTAATATTACAGTGCATGTCCAAAATACCATGGTAATATTACAGTGCATGTCCAAAATACCATGGTAATATTACAGTGCATGTCCAAAATACCATGGTAATATTACAGTGCATGTCCAAAATACCATGGTAGACAACAGACCGATGCACGTCGAAAACATTATAGTAGTAGGCTATTATGGTGCACGTCCAAAATATGTCCATGGTAGTACTATAGTAAATATCCCAAACATGGTAATACTATAGTGCATGTCTAAAATACCATGATAGTACAAGGGACCAATGCATGTCCAATGCAAGCCTAAACTACCATTGCAGTACCATGGAGCTCGTCCAAAATATAATGGTTGCACTATAGAGCACTTTCAAAATACCATGATAATACTATAGTGCATGTCCAAAATACCATGGTAATATTACAGTGCATGTCCAAAATACCATGGTAATATTACAGTGCATGTCCAAAATACCATGGTAGACAACAGACCGATGCACGTCGAAAACATTATAGTAGTAGGCTATTATGGTGCACGTCCAAAATATGTCCATGGTAGTACTATAGTAAATATCCCAAACATGGTAATACTATAGTGCATGTCTAAAATACCATGATAGTACAAGGGACCAATGCACGTCCAATGCAAGCCTAAACTACCATGGCAGTACCATGGAGCTCGTCCAAAATATAATGGTTGCACTATAGAGCACTTTCAAAATACCATGATAATACTATAGTGCATGTCCAAAATACCATGGTAATATTACAGTGCATGTCCAAAATACCATGGTAGACAACGGACCGATGCACGTCGAAAACATTATAGTAGTAAGCTATTATGGTGCACGTCCAAAATATGTCCATGGTAGTACTATGGTAAATATCCCAAATTTGTCATTTGTACTACCATGATACCATAATGTCCAAAATACCATGGCAAATGTTAAATGATCTctcaaataaatacatttatgtgtCTGCTAAATAAATGTAACTACCATGACGTTTTGGCACCTTCAAGTAAGCGAACACAGAACTTTGAGGATGATCTCACCCTTCTTCTAGTTTCTGGATGAAATAGTATCTTTTGTTGTCGATGGTGATGGCACTGCGAGAGCAGATACACAAAGCTTGTCCCATTCTCTCTGTAGCATCGCTTATCAGACCAACCAGGGGTGAACAAGAGGCACTGGACACAAACATTTCATGATCAAATCTGGTTATTTTCTGTATAAAATCCATGACATAATTATCCAGTGAAACGGCATTACAAAAACAGTGTGCTTCTCAGTCAGTGAAATCAATTATTCACCAGCCTCACGTCGGTATCCCAGCGTTAACTGCGTCATGACGCGCTTCTCCTCTTTCTCTTTTGTCGCGCCCTGTTGCGTTTAGAATACTTCTTATCCGAGCTATGTGTAAATTTAACGGGAATGTGTGGCGAACGGGAACCGACGGCGATTTAATTTATGAATTTATTTCTCAGAGTACACGTGGCACTTTCAATACTATAAGTTCATGCTGTGCGTCGATTATGTGACTAACAAACTAACGTTACGTTTGATTCGGTTCCAGAACAATAATATTAAACTTTATCACAGATAAGTTTCATATTTTATAAAGAGGGGTTTATGAATGTTTTTCCTCATTTGAAATACTACTCGGTTTACCTTTAAGAGAAGCTCTAGCCTGTTTTCAGCGGTAAGATTTTTCCGTGTACACTATCAACGTCACTGTGACGCAATGACGCATACTAGAGTCGTCTATTTAACCCATCCGTCGCCGTGACACAACAATTTAGCGTCCGGGAAAGTAACTTTATCTTAAAGTATCGTTGCTTTTCACTATTGTGTCGTTTTATGTTGTCTATgagaaaaataatttgtttgtatTACCGCATTAAATCATgataatacatattttaaaatatattttagaatatactcaacatttgaagtggattaAAATCCTTCCTAAAAGCGGTCTTAAAATTTTTATACAATACCTGTTTTTGTCTTTTGAcaactttaacttttttaatcCACTTTGAATGttgatgtatttaaaataaatattttataaatataaatatttataaataacaatataaatactgttaaataagtctgaatcttaaaataaaaatctacaTTAACCTTGTTTATTTCCACCCTTAATGGGGCAGATTCCCAGACAAGGATTAGActagactaaaaaaaaaataattaagtgctgtacaaactgaaaacaacttgcactgacatatcttaaaatacatcagtgttctttgttttgcctgaaaatgcacacaagtaatgttttagtaagtcatgtttgttaaaactaattatatttcctaattaaactaaggcctagtcctggtttaaactaatcctggtccaggaaaccaccccaatatGATTTATTTTAGCGTTTTCCTTAGAATTTCAACCAGAAATCAGAGGtccttaagaaaaaaatatacattaataaaacaacttttctttaaaataattaaatgtaattattatttttatatattcatgTGTGGTATATAAACAATGTGGTTTATTTGTTTGAAAGTTCGTTTTTATGTTATAAATAaaacctttaaataaaatttgacTGTGCTTTTTACATGGAGTCCTTGTGTTGGAGTCTAGATGGGATGCTTCTGTAGTTGAAAATGTTGCTTTATagcaacaacaaataaaaaaactgaatcgTATATACACTTCACAATATCACCAAAAAAGAACCACaaggaaaataattaaaatctttattcttaattattcatattcattCATATTATTCTGTCCAAATCTGGCAGAAAAGAGCACACATTTTGCCTTTAGTATTCTTCACCCTCCTCCTCATCCTCAAATGAATCAATGCCCACTTCTTCATAGTCCTTCTCCAGAGCTGCCATGTCTTCTCTGGCCTCAGAGAACTCGCCCTCTTCCATGCCCTCACCAACATACCAGTGGACAAAGGCTCTCTTGGCATACATCAGGTCAAATTTGTGGTCCAGACGAGCCCAGGCCTCTGCGATGGCCGTGGTGTTGCTAAGCATGCACACGGCTCTCTGCACTTTGGCCAGATCTCCACCGGGTACCACAGTTGGGGGCTGGTAGTTGATGCCCACCTTGAAGCCAGTGGGGCACCAGTCTACAAACTGGATACTTCTCTTGGTCTTGATGGCGGCGATGGCCACATTGACATCTTTTGGAACCACGTCTCCTCTGTACAGCAAACAGCAGGCCATGTATTTTCCATGGCGTGGGTCGCACTTCACCATCTGGTTGCAGGGCTCGAAGCACGAGTTGGTGATCTCAGCCACGGAGAGCTGCTCGTGGTAGGCCTTCTCAGCAGAGATAACCGGAGCGTACGTGGCCAGTGGGAAGTGGATACGAGGGTAGGGCACCAGGTTGGTCTGGAATTCCGTCAGGTCGACGTTCAGGGCGCCGTCAAACCGCAGAGAGGCGGTGATTGAGGAGACGATCTGGCTAATGAGCCTGTTGAGGTTGGTGTAGGACGGGCGTTCGATGTCCAGGTTCCTCCTGCAGATATCGTAGATGGCTTCGTTGTCCACCATGAAGGCGCAGTCGGAATGCTCCAGTGTGGTGTGGGTGGTCAAGATGGAGTTGTATGGCTCCACCACAGCTGTGGAGACCTGAGGAGCAGGGTAGATGGCGAACTCCAGCTTGGACTTCTTTCCAAAGTCAACGGAGAGACGCTCCATCAGAAGGGAGGTAAAACCAGAGCCTGTGCCTCCACCGAAACTGTGGAAAACCAGGAAACCTTGCAGTCCGGTACATTGGTCAGCCTGTAACGAACAAGATTAAACTTTGTTATCATGAAACTGCTTTGATCTCAGTAATACGTGAAgacgtatattttacattaccAATTTGCGTATGCGGTCCAAGACGGAGTCAATGATCTCTTTGCCAATAGTGTAGTGTCCGCGGGCATAGTTATTTGCAGCATCCTCTTTGCCTGAAATAAGTTGTTCAGGATGGAACAGCTGGCGATAGGTGCCTGTGCGGACCTCATCTACAAGCAAAAGACCAGAAAGATATTTTACACCATTACAATTACAGGCCTGATGAACAAATTATGTGATCAATAACTGCATGTCTctcttttggttaaaaaaaaatatattgatgtTTTCAAAAGGGGCGTATACATGACCAAAGGTTATTTGCTATGTGAAAACCTGTCCTATAGCTGTGTTTATACAACAAATACATTAACACCGAAAAAAAACCCTTTGCTCAATGTTTTTAAGCTAGCACACCAATATTTACCAATGACTGTAGGCTCAAGGTCTACAAAGATGGCACGGGGGACATATTTTCCAGCTCCTGTGTCGCTGAAGAAGGTGGTGAATGAATCATCGTGGCAACCAACTGGCTTGTGATCGGGCATCTGACCATCGGGCTGGATGCCGTGCTCCAGACAGTACAACTCCCAACAGGTGTTACCCATCTGGACACCAGCCTGGCCAACGTGGACAGAGATACACTCACGCTGTGGAGACAGTGCAAAGTAACAATTATTAAATGGTATTTTAGTGACATTTAAACTAAACATCACATGCAAAATAAATTACGCGGTTTTGGCTTTTGTGTGTTCTCCGACTTTGGTTATCATCCACCAGGGGGCAGAACTTAAAAAATATGCGCGTTAACTATTGAATGTCAGTTGCAGGTGACTGACATCTGCAGCTGCCTGGATACCTAAAGGTGCCGGCCAGATCATGCATTAGCCCTCGATCCTGTTTTTGTCTCCAGTCATGGGTTTGTGCTTAGCTAAATAACAAACCTGGAATAACAAAGCCACTGCATTTGGCACACAGCCTTGAAATGAGGTCATTAAACAACTAATTTGTTTGTCAAAGGAGTTTCCAAAACACTCACTAGTTTATGATGTTACTCGACCCATCTGGTAGACAGACCTATATCTACTACCAACTTTAATAGCTATTAGAGTTGCATTATAAAAACCCCGCTGTTTTGCATGATTGTACAGGTAAAACGGCTTGAGGTGTTAACAGCAACTCCGACAGGTTTAATCAGAGACTGCACCCTAACATGGAATTTCTAGCATGTGCCCTAGAAAAGGAGTGTTGCAATTCAATAGAGGGATAAACAAAGCTTTGAATAGGATAAGTCGACATGGAAAATATGTATTACATGTGTTAATTTCCATGTACATGTTATACAAGTAAAGATGCGGTAAAGAAGCTTTTCAAATACTAAGTTATGTCCTTCACCACGGTGCACTGTAGAAAATGATGTCAAAACCAACATATacttttgttactttaacttaccAAATTCtgcaatttcaacttgtttgtAAGATATGTGAACTTATCCCCCAAAACAGCTTATTAtgttcaagctatacattttatccaTATGGGATCGAAATCACAACCTTTGTATTGCTAATATAATTCTCTACCAACTAGTGAGATGTTTATTGGATGTTTATGGTTTAACAAGCATCACAAGACCATGTcttcaaacatatcaaattatattttacataaaGAGCACCTTCCCAAATTGTAACACCAAAGTGTTTCATTACAATAAACGAAGGGCATGTTTGTATTCATAATAAAGTAATATTTCGCAAATcgtataggggcggtttcctggacagggcttatcctagtccaagGCTAAAATCAAGGCATGTTTGGAGGTGCCtgaattaaaaaacaccatGTACTGCcatatcttaacatacatcagtgccattgttttgtctcaaaatgcacactagtattgtttttttgtaaaaacaaccacttaaaaatgtcttaatataactaaagcctagtcctgaattaatctaaaaccctgttcgggaaaccgccccataattcATATATTCAAATCTATTGTTATTAAGATGATTGTTGTTGAATAGTTAAGTAAGCATGACACAGGTAAAATCACATCACGTTTATTTAGCGGATGTAATAAAAAAGTGCTATGTAATGATCTGGTGATGCTGAATCGGTGTCTCTCATTGGAGAGCTGCCCTACTTCAGCCCAATGCTGTCATTAAAGAAACTTCCAGAATCTGATGCACATGACTCTTCCTCTAAATTCTCTTCTCTTGTGGACGGGTGCTATTTTTACTTCACTTTCAGTATACGGTGACTCAAAGGGGGTTGGGGAAAGAGATCCCGCAGTCATGTGGGACTGCCAAGTTTGGGCATGGCAGCCAGGTTAGAAGTTATTTATGGGTGGTTCATCTTTCTCCGCTAGTAGTTTGCTTCCTCATAACCCTCTTATTTTGATCCCACAGTGAGTTGCCATCTTGTCCCATTAGGTTTATCGATTTACAGGCTCGCATTGTTTACTCCATATCTACCTGGCTTGAACTTCTACGCTATTTTGGGGTTTTGTTGTACTTACAACACATGCTTTGTGTGGTAACATCTAAATGATCTGGTATTGATTAGTATGACTTAATCTCACTTCATTAGGTAAAATAAGAGTCACGTCAGGcagaaagttattttatttgTCATATTGTGAAATCTCCATGTCTCAATTTTAAGGCATACAGCTGTAAGCCTCTTTCAAAATAGTTGCATCATCAgtaaaaatgcaaatgtagATTTTTTGCAAATTAGGATATATAAAACTTACACTAGctaaaaaatgcatttcatCTGGTTTTAAGAGAAATTAAAAGTACCTTATTTGCGGTAatcattgaaaaaaatatgactTATTGTGTTAAACTTTAAAGTGACCTCTCTGAAATCAAACATAAAGAGTTAATTTTTAACTGGCTACTGACTTTGACCTTTTTAGTAGCCATATTCTTCTGAGGTTTAAGTACacaaaatgtatgataaattaatgcatttattttatataagacgtcataaaactgggcccccctggcaccatctcaggcCTCTCAAGAGGGGCCCGCCCCCACTGGGTTAATAACATTCAGAGCATCCAAAGTCCAAACAAGACCTCTGGAGTGTGA
This region includes:
- the stk16 gene encoding serine/threonine-protein kinase 16 isoform X1 produces the protein MDFIQKITRFDHEMFVSSASCSPLVGLISDATERMGQALCICSRSAITIDNKRYYFIQKLEEGGFSYVDLVEGAHDGRFYALKRILCHDREGRKEAQTEVEMHQLFSHSNILSLTAHTFVERGGKCEAWLLLPYISKGSLWSVLEKLRDKGSSMPESRILHILHGICEGLQAIHDKGYAHRDLKPTNVLLDENDCPYLMDLGSMNKARIEVRGSREAMTIQDWASQRCTISYRAPELFNVESHCIIDERTDIWSLGCVLYSMMMLEGPYDLIFQKGDSVALAVQNPVSIPQPCSYSQGLQTLLSSTMVTNPQERPRISWVLDQVQNLRGSDGTAIETNRV
- the tuba8l2 gene encoding tubulin, alpha 8 like 2, producing the protein MRECISVHVGQAGVQMGNTCWELYCLEHGIQPDGQMPDHKPVGCHDDSFTTFFSDTGAGKYVPRAIFVDLEPTVIDEVRTGTYRQLFHPEQLISGKEDAANNYARGHYTIGKEIIDSVLDRIRKLADQCTGLQGFLVFHSFGGGTGSGFTSLLMERLSVDFGKKSKLEFAIYPAPQVSTAVVEPYNSILTTHTTLEHSDCAFMVDNEAIYDICRRNLDIERPSYTNLNRLISQIVSSITASLRFDGALNVDLTEFQTNLVPYPRIHFPLATYAPVISAEKAYHEQLSVAEITNSCFEPCNQMVKCDPRHGKYMACCLLYRGDVVPKDVNVAIAAIKTKRSIQFVDWCPTGFKVGINYQPPTVVPGGDLAKVQRAVCMLSNTTAIAEAWARLDHKFDLMYAKRAFVHWYVGEGMEEGEFSEAREDMAALEKDYEEVGIDSFEDEEEGEEY